The following proteins are encoded in a genomic region of Oncorhynchus keta strain PuntledgeMale-10-30-2019 chromosome 35, Oket_V2, whole genome shotgun sequence:
- the LOC118368520 gene encoding CAAX prenyl protease 1 homolog, which translates to METILDLPIENKIFYAVLVFSWTVYLWEAYLAYRQRRTYRSTMHVPQELGKIMDTDTFEKSRLYQLDKSNFSFWSGLYSETEGTLILLLGGIPFLWKVAGTVTARFGLGPDYEIFQSLSFLMLATLFSAFTGLPWSIYNTFVIEEKHGFNQQTLGFFLKDAVKKFIVTQCILLPVTSLLLYIIKIGGDFFFIYAWLFTLGVSLVLVTIYADYIAPLFDKFTPLPEGELKEEIESMSKSINFPLTKVYVVEGSKRSSHSNAYFYGFFKNKRIVLFDTLMEDYSPLNKDGEPENVPAEETDTPTEAKAKPKNKKQGCNNPEVLAVLGHELGHWKLGHTVKNIVISQMNSFLCFFLFAVLIGRKELFIAFGFYDSQPTLIGLMIIFQFIFSPYNEVLSFCLTVLSRRFEFQADAFARGMGRASELYSALIKLNKDNLGFPVADWLFSMWHYSHPPLLERLRALGGTKQD; encoded by the exons ATGGAAACGATACTTGACCTACCAATCGAAAATAAGATATTTTATGCTGTTCTGGTGTTCTCGTGGACGGTTTATCTATGGGAGGCCTACCTTGCGTACAGACAG CGGAGGACATACAGGTCGACCATGCACGTGCCACAAGAGTTGGGGAAGATCATGGACACGGATACCTTTGAGAAGTCACGTCTTTATCAACTGGACAAGAGCAACTTCAGTTTTTGGTCTGGACTATATTCAGAAACTGAGGGGACG CTGATCCTGCTCCTTGGTGGAATCCCTTTCCTTTGGAAAGTTGCTGGGACTGTGACTGCTCGTTTTGGATTGGGTCCCGACTATGAA ATCTTCCAGTCTCTTTCGTTTCTGATGCTTGCGACTCTGTTCAGTGCCTTCACTGGTCTTCCCTGGAGTATCTACAACACCTTTGTCATTGAGGAGAAGCATGGCTTCAACCAGCAG ACGCTGGGGTTCTTCCTGAAGGATGCTGTGAAGAAGTTTATTGTGACCCAGTGTATCTTGTTGCCAGTGACCTCACTGCTCCTCTACATCATCAAGATTGGTGGAGACTTCTTCTTTATCTACGCCTGGCTCTTCACACTGGGGGTCTCTCTG GTGCTGGTGACCATCTATGCTGATTACATTGCTCCCCTATTTGACAAGTTTACTCCTTTGCCAGAGGGCGAGCTGAAGGAAGAGATTGAGAGCATGTCTAAGTCTATCAATTTCCCCCTCACTAAGGTCTATGTAGTAGAAG GTTCCAAGCGCTCCTCCCACAGTAACGCTTACTTCTATGGGTTCTTCAAGAACAAGCGCATAGTGTTGTTCGACACCCTGATGGAGGACTACTCTCCCCTCAACAAGGACGGAGAGCCAGAGAATGTGCCTGCAGAGGAGACTGACACACCAACTGAGGCCAAAGCCAAGCCCAAG AACAAGAAGCAAGGCTGCAACAACCCAGAGGTCTTGGCCGTATTGGGCCACGAGCTTGGCCACTGGAAGTTGGGCCACACTGTGAAGAACATTGTCATCAGTCAG ATGAACTCCTTCCTGTGCTTTTTCCTCTTTGCTGTGTTGATTGGACGAAAGGAGCTATTCATAGCCTTTGGTTTCTATGACAGCCAGCCCACGTTGATTGGTTTGATGATCATATTCCAGTTCATCTTCTCCCCATATAATGAG GTCCTGTCCTTCTGTCTGACGGTCTTGAGCCGCAGGTTTGAGTTCCAGGCAGATGCCTTTGCGCGGGGCATGGGCCGAGCCTCAGAGCTCTACTCCGCCCTCATCAAGCTCAACAAAGACAACCTGGGCTTCCCTGTGGCCGACTGGCTCTTCTCCATGTGGcactactcccatcctcccctcctggAGCGCCTACGGGCCCTGGGAGGCACCAAGCAGGACTGA